The following are from one region of the Sulfurimicrobium lacus genome:
- the dsrK gene encoding sulfate reduction electron transfer complex DsrMKJOP subunit DsrK produces the protein MAAPQFEVPKLTGFIDVPSIKEGATAHVKSFPASAPIQEAIGFPGSLVEDWHDKAIAKMGDLLGRYRSLRVFMDACVHCGACTDKCHYYIGTADPKNMPVARQELMRSVYRRHFTFAGKYFPSLVGAQDLTEELLQDWYKYYYQCSECRRCSVYCPYGIDTAEVTMAGREILDTVGIGQKYTNEIMGKLHRIGNNLGLPGPALEDTLLGLEEDIFDATGVPVKLPLDAEGAEVMLVTPSADFFSEPHVESLIGYAKVFHAAGIKWTLSSKASEAGNFGMFIGSYDNMRRAAMRIRDAALDLGVKRIVVGECGHAWRVAYSFWNTLTGVGHGGEDAFSKQLQQQLDPNYPAPQHICEFTYDLIQQGKLKFDKSLNDHRTITFHDSCNVARGSRMGDMPGGQFVIPREVIKAVANNFYDMQEGTINEATFCCGGGGGLLTDDLMEIRVKGALPRMEAFNNVVQDKQVNFLALICAICKAQFTKVVPYYGFDMSMIGGVHQLVATAILLEVPEETAQESVASDD, from the coding sequence GTGGCAGCTCCACAATTTGAAGTGCCTAAGCTGACGGGATTTATTGACGTACCTTCGATCAAAGAGGGTGCGACAGCACATGTCAAATCGTTTCCTGCCTCTGCGCCGATTCAAGAAGCTATCGGCTTTCCTGGTTCTTTGGTAGAGGATTGGCACGATAAGGCCATTGCCAAGATGGGCGACTTGCTTGGTCGATATCGCTCGTTGCGCGTGTTTATGGATGCATGTGTACATTGCGGCGCTTGCACCGACAAGTGCCATTACTATATTGGCACCGCAGATCCGAAGAACATGCCCGTGGCGCGGCAAGAACTGATGCGCAGCGTTTATCGCCGCCATTTCACCTTTGCCGGAAAGTACTTCCCGTCGCTGGTCGGGGCACAGGATCTAACGGAAGAATTATTGCAGGACTGGTACAAATATTATTACCAGTGCTCGGAATGCCGTCGCTGCTCGGTATATTGTCCGTACGGTATCGATACCGCTGAAGTCACCATGGCGGGCCGCGAAATTCTGGACACTGTCGGTATCGGTCAGAAATACACCAATGAAATCATGGGTAAGCTGCACCGCATAGGTAACAATCTGGGCCTGCCAGGGCCGGCACTGGAAGATACCCTGCTAGGCCTGGAGGAAGACATTTTCGACGCCACCGGTGTGCCAGTGAAACTGCCGCTGGATGCGGAAGGTGCCGAGGTGATGCTGGTTACGCCTTCTGCGGACTTTTTCTCTGAACCTCACGTGGAAAGTCTGATTGGCTATGCCAAGGTGTTCCACGCTGCGGGTATCAAGTGGACATTGAGTTCCAAGGCGTCCGAAGCGGGCAATTTCGGTATGTTCATCGGCAGCTATGACAATATGCGTCGCGCCGCGATGCGTATTAGAGATGCAGCTCTTGACCTCGGTGTGAAACGGATCGTGGTCGGCGAATGCGGCCATGCGTGGCGTGTTGCCTACAGCTTCTGGAATACCCTGACCGGTGTGGGCCATGGCGGTGAAGACGCGTTCTCGAAACAGTTGCAGCAACAGCTTGATCCGAATTACCCGGCGCCACAGCATATTTGCGAATTCACTTATGACCTGATTCAACAGGGCAAGCTGAAATTCGACAAGTCGCTCAACGATCATCGCACCATCACCTTCCATGATTCATGTAACGTGGCACGCGGTTCTCGTATGGGTGACATGCCTGGTGGCCAATTCGTTATTCCACGTGAAGTTATCAAGGCCGTGGCCAATAATTTTTACGACATGCAGGAAGGCACCATTAACGAAGCGACGTTCTGTTGCGGCGGTGGTGGCGGTCTGTTGACCGACGACCTGATGGAAATACGAGTCAAGGGCGCACTGCCACGGATGGAAGCATTCAACAATGTGGTACAGGACAAGCAGGTCAACTTCCTGGCCCTGATCTGCGCGATTTGCAAGGCGCAGTTTACCAAGGTGGTTCCGTATTACGGTTTTGATATGAGCATGATCGGTGGCGTGCACCAACTAGTGGCAACAGCCATCCTGCTCGAAGTACCGGAAGAAACAGCACAAGAATCTGTAGCATCAGACGATTAG
- a CDS encoding NAD(P)-binding protein: MSASSEEMNQKLTFRRYKDGDHKEGAWQEKIFQASWTHKCPEYVLSTPPCQGSCPAGEDIRGYLDIVRGMEKPPKDSNWQTYAFQRITQANPFPSVMGRVCPAPCESGCNRNQVDDFVGINSVEHFVGDYAIANKLTLPQAGASTGKKVALIGGGPASMSAAYQLRLKGHACTIFDDHAMLGGMMRYGIPGFRTPRDVLDAEIQRILDLGVEVKLNTRIGVDVTLAQLEKEYDAVFLGMGAQSGRMLPVPGFDAANCVNAMAFLRAFNDGRLQHVGKRVVVIGGGDTSIDVATVARRLGNITVATEKDRPEHIIAGQVAHDVAAVSAREGAEVVLVSRAAIDKMNANKHEIEQALAEGIEIIGAVTPIAVIKGADGRATALRVAEFEVVKGETIIKAGTEKDIPADLIVSAIGQAVDFTGFDGFDNGKGLITANKNYEVPNKKGYFVGGDVIRPHLLTTAIGHGSIAAESIDIYLKGEEQGKRPKIDVHHWDLVRKLVETEHAPADFKAVDKAIIIKEETFAKEIDLGVRGSDSAKFAVHNFEDRSDKYVIPSNELFLGHFPFVPRNQREHITLNAEQALGHFEERLMKLDDKQVVAEAKRCMSCGLCFECDNCVVYCPQTAVFKVKRTDSTTGRYVDTDYGKCIGCHICADVCPTGYIKMGMGD; this comes from the coding sequence ATGTCAGCCTCATCCGAAGAAATGAACCAGAAATTGACCTTCCGTCGCTATAAAGATGGTGACCATAAGGAAGGTGCTTGGCAGGAGAAGATTTTCCAGGCCAGTTGGACGCACAAGTGCCCTGAATACGTGCTGTCCACCCCGCCATGCCAAGGCAGCTGCCCGGCAGGCGAAGATATTCGCGGATATCTTGACATCGTGCGTGGAATGGAAAAACCCCCCAAGGACAGCAACTGGCAAACCTATGCTTTCCAGCGCATCACTCAGGCGAATCCCTTCCCGTCCGTAATGGGCCGCGTTTGCCCGGCACCGTGCGAAAGCGGTTGTAACCGTAATCAGGTTGATGATTTTGTCGGCATCAACTCCGTTGAACACTTCGTCGGTGACTATGCTATTGCCAACAAACTGACTCTGCCCCAGGCTGGTGCCAGCACCGGCAAGAAAGTCGCCCTTATCGGTGGCGGCCCGGCAAGTATGTCTGCCGCGTACCAGTTGCGCCTGAAAGGCCATGCCTGCACGATTTTCGACGACCACGCGATGCTTGGCGGCATGATGCGCTACGGTATTCCTGGCTTCCGTACCCCGCGCGACGTACTCGACGCAGAAATCCAGCGCATTCTGGATCTCGGCGTTGAAGTGAAACTCAACACCCGTATCGGTGTAGATGTCACCCTGGCACAACTGGAAAAAGAATACGACGCAGTTTTCCTCGGCATGGGCGCCCAGTCTGGACGCATGCTGCCCGTCCCTGGCTTCGATGCCGCCAACTGCGTGAACGCCATGGCTTTCCTGCGGGCGTTTAACGATGGCCGTCTGCAGCACGTCGGCAAGCGCGTTGTGGTGATCGGTGGTGGCGACACCTCGATTGACGTGGCCACTGTTGCACGCCGTTTGGGCAATATCACTGTCGCTACTGAGAAAGATCGCCCGGAACACATCATCGCTGGCCAGGTCGCGCATGATGTTGCAGCTGTTTCCGCCCGCGAAGGTGCTGAAGTCGTACTGGTCTCGCGTGCCGCCATCGACAAGATGAATGCAAACAAGCACGAGATCGAGCAGGCTCTGGCCGAAGGCATCGAGATCATCGGCGCTGTAACGCCGATCGCCGTGATCAAGGGTGCTGATGGCCGCGCAACTGCGCTGCGCGTCGCCGAATTTGAAGTGGTCAAGGGTGAGACGATCATCAAGGCCGGCACCGAAAAGGATATTCCTGCTGATCTGATCGTGTCCGCAATTGGTCAGGCGGTTGATTTCACCGGTTTTGATGGCTTCGATAACGGCAAGGGCCTAATTACCGCTAACAAGAACTATGAAGTGCCCAACAAGAAAGGCTACTTCGTCGGTGGTGACGTGATTCGTCCGCACTTGCTGACAACAGCCATCGGCCACGGCTCCATCGCCGCCGAGAGCATCGACATCTACCTGAAAGGCGAAGAACAGGGCAAGCGCCCCAAGATCGACGTTCATCATTGGGATCTGGTACGCAAGCTGGTGGAAACCGAGCATGCTCCTGCCGACTTCAAGGCTGTCGACAAGGCAATCATCATCAAGGAAGAAACCTTTGCCAAGGAAATCGATCTGGGTGTGCGCGGTAGCGACAGCGCCAAATTTGCGGTGCATAATTTCGAGGATCGCTCCGACAAGTATGTCATTCCATCGAATGAACTCTTCCTCGGGCATTTCCCGTTCGTGCCGCGCAACCAGCGCGAGCACATCACGCTGAATGCCGAACAGGCTCTGGGGCACTTCGAAGAGCGTTTGATGAAGCTCGACGACAAGCAGGTCGTTGCGGAAGCCAAACGTTGTATGAGTTGCGGTTTGTGCTTCGAATGCGACAACTGCGTGGTGTACTGCCCGCAAACTGCCGTGTTCAAAGTCAAGCGCACCGACTCCACGACAGGTCGCTATGTCGATACCGACTACGGCAAGTGTATCGGCTGCCACATCTGTGCCGACGTGTGTCCAACCGGCTACATCAAAATGGGTATGGGTGATTAA
- a CDS encoding sulfur reduction protein DsrJ has product MVSLAKLRNMLTWQRGAAIAALLAVSVVAVASADAHEESSSGRVPVPVHPEGKGDKCVRDTAYMKRHHMELLKHHRDETMRNGIRTTEYSLKNCVSCHASKDTNSVLGKNGFCQSCHSYAAVTLDCFECHASKPKATAALNPALGQGLKAGDGSLASNMRQGALTTPVEPKTTGGESK; this is encoded by the coding sequence ATGGTCAGCCTGGCGAAATTGCGCAACATGCTGACCTGGCAGCGGGGCGCCGCAATCGCGGCCCTGCTGGCGGTGAGCGTTGTGGCAGTGGCATCGGCGGATGCCCATGAAGAATCATCCAGTGGTCGCGTGCCCGTGCCTGTCCATCCCGAAGGCAAGGGCGATAAATGCGTGAGAGACACGGCATACATGAAGCGGCATCACATGGAGTTGCTCAAGCATCATCGCGACGAAACGATGCGCAATGGCATACGCACCACGGAATACAGTCTGAAAAACTGCGTCTCGTGTCATGCAAGCAAGGACACCAACAGTGTTCTCGGCAAAAATGGCTTCTGCCAGAGCTGCCATAGCTATGCTGCTGTGACGCTGGATTGTTTCGAATGCCACGCCAGCAAGCCCAAGGCAACCGCGGCATTAAACCCTGCACTTGGCCAGGGCTTAAAGGCCGGAGATGGCAGTCTGGCGAGCAATATGCGTCAGGGTGCGCTGACAACCCCCGTTGAACCGAAAACCACAGGTGGGGAAAGTAAATGA
- a CDS encoding respiratory nitrate reductase subunit gamma, producing the protein MSLLTVLFACMFYAATALLVFGLFFKIRSYARTPAPLKIPTTPAPTTKTGVVLRMTREVTLFESLFKSNKWIWLFGYMFHAALLLVVLRHLRYFTEPVWFWVDIVQPFGIYAGFAMVAGLGGLWARRFLVDRVRYISTPSDHLILALLVAIGITGLGMKFVAHTDIIAVKEFMLGLMVFDLQPLPADPVLLVHLTLVALLMTIFPISKLLHAPGIFFSPTRNQTDDPRDRRHISAWAAKLESGASSKSEA; encoded by the coding sequence ATGTCGTTACTGACCGTACTGTTTGCGTGCATGTTTTACGCCGCCACTGCATTGCTGGTGTTCGGGTTGTTTTTTAAAATCCGCAGTTATGCCCGCACGCCTGCACCTTTGAAGATACCAACTACGCCCGCGCCGACAACCAAGACGGGTGTGGTGTTGCGCATGACGCGCGAAGTGACGTTGTTTGAAAGTCTCTTCAAATCCAATAAATGGATTTGGCTGTTTGGATATATGTTTCACGCTGCGTTGTTGTTGGTGGTATTGCGCCATCTGCGCTATTTCACAGAACCGGTATGGTTCTGGGTGGATATTGTCCAGCCTTTCGGAATCTACGCAGGTTTTGCCATGGTGGCGGGGCTGGGTGGACTGTGGGCGCGCCGTTTCCTGGTCGACCGCGTGCGCTATATTTCCACTCCGTCGGATCACCTTATTCTTGCGCTGCTGGTCGCGATTGGCATTACAGGACTCGGCATGAAGTTTGTCGCCCACACCGATATCATCGCCGTCAAAGAATTCATGCTTGGCTTGATGGTGTTCGACTTGCAGCCGCTACCAGCTGACCCGGTGCTTCTGGTCCATCTCACGCTAGTAGCCTTGTTGATGACCATTTTCCCGATCAGCAAGCTGTTGCATGCGCCGGGTATTTTCTTCAGCCCGACTCGCAATCAGACGGATGATCCACGTGACCGTCGCCATATATCGGCATGGGCGGCAAAGCTGGAATCCGGTGCGTCATCCAAGTCCGAAGCGTAA